GGAACCAAAGAAAACAAATCAATCTTTTAAACCTCCTGAAAATATTTCAAATTTTGCAAAGAAAACATTTCTAAATTTTGACGATGATGATTGATTTCTCCCCTACTTTAGGATGTAGAATAAAATTCAATTAAAATATAAAATCTAGACAATTTTTTATTAAAAATAAGGAAACCCCATCATTTGAGATGGGGTTTTTTGTTGAACGATTTTTACAAGGATATTCATTCTGGAAATCGAATTCAACAATATGGTATGTCAACACTAAACTAGACAATTTTTTTAAGGTGTTCCTTTTTGTATTCAATAGGGCTTAAATACCCCAGTGATCCGTGAATTCTTATATGATTAAACCAATGAACATAATCGTCTAATTCCAACTTTAACTGTTCTAAACTTTCAAAATATTTACCTTTTACAAATTCTGTCTTGATAATTTTAAATGTGGCTTCGGCTACTGCGTTATCATATGGGCAACCTTTCATGCTTAACGACCGTTTAATCTCGAATGTATCTAAAGCTTCATCGATTGTCTTGTTTTTAAACTCGTTTCCTCGGTCTGTGTGAAATAGTTGAATTTGTCTTAAATCAGCTTTAATCGTTGATAAGGCTTGGTAGACTAGTCCAGCATCTTTATTAGGACCGGCACTATGTCCAACAATTTCTCTATTATAAAGATCAACAAATAGACATATGTAATGCCAATTTTTTTGGACCCTTACGTATGTTAAATCACTGACTACAACCGTTAATTCCTTTTGTTGATCAAATTCCCTATTCAACACATTTTCAACTTTAGATTCATTACATTTATCCACATGTGGCTTAAACTGGGCAACTGTATATTTTGATACTAGCCCATTTTCTTTCATGATTCGGCCAATACGTCTTCTGGATGCAATTTTACCGAGTTTTTTCAACTCATGTTTTATCTTACGAGTGCCATAGTTCTGGCGGCTTTTATGAAAAATATCGACGATGGTAACCGTAAGTTCATCATCTGATTTGGATTGTTCTTTTGCTTCATAATAATAAGTGCTTCTTGGGAGTTGTAGGACGTCGCACATTGCTGATATCGAGTATTTGTGACGATTATTTTTGATCACATTTACTTTCGTCCTAGTATCAGCGCAGCTTGCTTTAAAATATCATTCTCCATCAGTAAACGCTGATTTTCTTTACGGAGTTTGATCAACTCTTCTTCTTCAGGTGTTCGGTTATCCTTCTCTTTAAATGAACCAGAGGTTTGGCTCTGTTTCACCCATTTGTCCAATGCAGAAGGAGTTAAATTGTATTCACTTAAAATGTCTTTTCTAGGCTTTCCATTTTCATATAGTTTGACCATTTGAGCTTTAAATTCATGAGTAAATGTTCTTCTAACTCTTGTTATATCGGTGCACCTCCATTAACTGAATGAGATGAAGTAGACTTCCAAATGTAGTGGGTAACCACCGCAACTTGACAAGGAGCCTCTACGGGCATGCTTTCCCAGCCAGGAAACCAGATGATGAAAATATCTGGCTTGCCATACCAGGCTAGCATACCCGCCTCTCCTAGTAAAGTTGCTGGTATGGGATCTCTTATGCTTGATTAGCAGTATACCCAGATTGGATGGTTAGTCTACCTGACCTTAATTTTTTTGTCCAGTTAAGTGTAGCCGATTCAATAATTAGCTTCCACATATGTTTTACAATTTATATATAGAACACAAATGGTGGTTAATATATGGTCAGATACTCTACAAATGATACATAATTGTAGTGAACTGTAGTTGGTCTAAGATCGACAATCCCTATGAAATACATTACTGGAACAAAGTATTTGATTAACCCAAACAAATCCTAGATTGTGGTTTACATGTATTATATGATCTATATAGGTTTTACATCTGGAAAATACATAAAGGATTCGTTATAATTCACTTTTTCTTAATAATAAAAATTTAATTTTTTTAATAGTGATTGTAATTTACATATGGCCCATTGATTATTTGTAATCTACACATAAGATCAAACAGGTTATTGTTTGTTGATTACATGTGAACCATAGATAACAAATGAGTAACTTTTTGTTCTTCACATGTTGTGTAAAGATTACATGTGTTCCACAGTAAAAAACCGGATTGTGTTTCACATGTGTAATATGATCTATATAGATACTACAATTGAAGTTTACATAAAATATTCGTGTGATCCACATATGTCAAGTTATATATATGTGAACCAAAATGTATTCTACATAAAGATAAGTATCTATATATCGACTATAGCTATTAAATATGTTATAGCCTATATGTGTCTTATGATCTTTACATAGTTGAGACCATTAGAGAGTTTGTGTTCTACAAGTTTTGTAAAATCTACATATTGACTACAAAACTATAAATTTAGTACGTAAATTTATAAGTGATAGGGAGGCAGTATTGTGGAAGAACAATTTTTTAAAATTAGTGATTTTGCAACCAAAATAGGTAAGCATGTTAACACGGTTGACGGGTGGTTTAAAAAGCTTGAGGAACAACACATTCATTATATAAACCGGATAAACAATGAAAAAGTTTATGATCAACTCGATCTAAAGATTGCCTTATTCATTAAACAAAAACGGGAACAAAAATGGTCTCTCGATGCCATTTTTGAGGATTTGGAGAATCATTTCGATTTACGGCCGTTTCCAATAGAAGAAGAACCGAAAAATAATGTCCTTGATTTAAATGTAATAAAGCGCCAGATTGCAGAAGAAGTGAGAAAGGGGATAGAGGAAGCAGCTGCAGCACAGCTAAAGGAAATTAAAGATGAATACGATAAAATGATGATGCAATATATGGTTCAAGTAGAAGAGCAATATAAAAAAATCATGAAACATTTACCTGATCCCGAGGACTCTAAAAAAACAAGACAACAACAAATTACTGATTTAATCACTAGAAGGCGAGTAGAATCAATACTAAAACGAGAAGCGCTAGAGCTGTGGGAGCAAAAACCAGAATCAGAGAGACTTAAGAAGGTAGGGCTGTTTAGTAAAATTGAAGATGTTAACAAAAGGGATCGTTTTATCGAAGAATACATTGATCAACACTTTGAAGAATATATGAGAAAAGAATTGGGGATCGAATAAAACTGTTAAAAACATCTTATCTTAGGTTCTGGTGTAAAAACTTCAAAACAATTGCAAGTAATCTTTAAATCTTAGACATACTGATACTATCAGTCTAAAAAACTATCTTTCTATAAATATACCATTTTATGAAAATGATAGCTTTTTATGAATAATATCATTTAGACAAAACCTAATTAAGACTATTCCGACAATAACATTTTAAGAAGCGCTGAAAAGATTTTAAGTTTGGTTTTAAAGGAAAATTACGGTAAAAGGCGGTTATGGAGATAAGTTTCGAGTTGTTTTTTGAATGACAAAGTAAAAGATGCTCTTCAGTTATGGTTAAAGGAGAGAAAAGAAAAAGGGATTGTCCATGATTTTCTCCAATCATATCCAGCAATGCCACGCATATAAAAAGAATAAGAATTAGACTCACTTGAAACTCTATCTATACTAAGAAGGAAAACCTTTTATTAGGTCATGATTATAGAACGACTTAGAGCCATAAATTTTAATTGAAATGAATACAGGGAGAGGAAAATATGGCAATAAGACCACCGGTGTTGCAAAGAGGAGACACGATTGGTTTGGTTACACTTGGCAGCCCTCTTGATGCTAATATTATTAATACCCGAGTACAAACTTTGATAGATTTGGGCTTTAATATAGTTTTGGGCAGACACGTTTATTCTTATGAGGGCATCGTAGCTGCATCGGCTGAACAAAGAGCCGAAGATGTAATGAACATGTTCAGAGATCCGAAAGTCAAAATGATATTACCAACAAGAGGAGGGACAGGAGTTCAGACCATTCTTCCTTATCTAGATTATGACGTCATAAGAGAGAACCCTAAAATTATATCTGGTTATAGTGACTTAACAGTGCTATTAAATAGTTTGTATCAATTTAGTAATTTAATTACATTCCACAGCCTGATGCTTATTGATTTTAGATTAGACACACCTGCTTATAATTTTAATCAATTCTTTGAAGTAACCTCTACATTTATTTCTCCTAGGATTATCCAAAACCCACCGGATAAACCTCTGATGAGTTTAGTACCAAACAATGTAACGGGTCCAATAGTTGGTGGAAATATGACTTCTTTAGTCAATACCCTTGGTACTCCATTTGAAATTGATACACAAGGAAAAATACTTTTTTTAGAAGAAATCAATTCACCTACTACAACAATTTTTCGGTATCTAACTCAACTATTAATGTCAGGAAAATTCCAAGATTGTCTTGGTATTATCATGGGAGAATGTACAAATTGCCTTGTATCTTATGATACAACTTATGAAGATTTAATTAATGAATGGCTAGTTCCCTTAGGAAAACCTCTGATGGTCAACCTTGCTACAGGGCATAATTTTTATAAAGCTGCTATTCCAATAGGTTCTACTGTTAATCTCAATACGATAGATAATACATTGACTGTACTTGAACCAACCGTTTCTTTTTGATATAAAATATTTTGTTTAAAGAAGATCATTAGTCATCTCAATCGGTTCCAAACATCGCAAAAAAGCTCCAAAGAAAAAGAAGAAGCCCAATATGTTAAAGAAAAACCAGAATACAGTCAAATACCAATGTTTACAATATAATATGATTAAAAAAATCCTATAGAAGAATATGAAGTGAACTTTACATTAACATAAATACAATTATTCAAGGACCTGGCACTAGATACTTTTTTATATAAGAATAGCCCTACTCCCAATAGTTATTTACTAGGATGCATGAAATGATTAAACGCTCACATGCCATAACACCAATTCATCAATCTTACGAT
Above is a genomic segment from Bacillus methanolicus containing:
- a CDS encoding IS3 family transposase (programmed frameshift), with amino-acid sequence MVKLYENGKPRKDILSEYNLTPSALDKWVKQSQTSGSFKEKDNRTPEEEELIKLRKENQRLLMENDIFKASCADTRTKVNVIKNNRHKYSISAMCDVLQLPRSTYYYEAKEQSKSDDELTVTIVDIFHKSRQNYGTRKIKHELKKLGKIASRRRIGRIMKENGLVSKYTVAQFKPHVDKCNESKVENVLNREFDQQKELTVVVSDLTYVRVQKNWHYICLFVDLYNREIVGHSAGPNKDAGLVYQALSTIKADLRQIQLFHTDRGNEFKNKTIDEALDTFEIKRSLSMKGCPYDNAVAEATFKIIKTEFVKGKYFESLEQLKLELDDYVHWFNHIRIHGSLGYLSPIEYKKEHLKKIV
- a CDS encoding MerR family transcriptional regulator → MEEQFFKISDFATKIGKHVNTVDGWFKKLEEQHIHYINRINNEKVYDQLDLKIALFIKQKREQKWSLDAIFEDLENHFDLRPFPIEEEPKNNVLDLNVIKRQIAEEVRKGIEEAAAAQLKEIKDEYDKMMMQYMVQVEEQYKKIMKHLPDPEDSKKTRQQQITDLITRRRVESILKREALELWEQKPESERLKKVGLFSKIEDVNKRDRFIEEYIDQHFEEYMRKELGIE
- a CDS encoding S66 peptidase family protein, giving the protein MAIRPPVLQRGDTIGLVTLGSPLDANIINTRVQTLIDLGFNIVLGRHVYSYEGIVAASAEQRAEDVMNMFRDPKVKMILPTRGGTGVQTILPYLDYDVIRENPKIISGYSDLTVLLNSLYQFSNLITFHSLMLIDFRLDTPAYNFNQFFEVTSTFISPRIIQNPPDKPLMSLVPNNVTGPIVGGNMTSLVNTLGTPFEIDTQGKILFLEEINSPTTTIFRYLTQLLMSGKFQDCLGIIMGECTNCLVSYDTTYEDLINEWLVPLGKPLMVNLATGHNFYKAAIPIGSTVNLNTIDNTLTVLEPTVSF